In the Ursus arctos isolate Adak ecotype North America unplaced genomic scaffold, UrsArc2.0 scaffold_19, whole genome shotgun sequence genome, one interval contains:
- the PAFAH1B3 gene encoding platelet-activating factor acetylhydrolase IB subunit alpha1 isoform X2, which translates to MSGEENPASKPTPVQDVQGDGRWMSLHHRFVADSKDKEPEVVFIGDSLVQLMHQCEIVVVWVGTNNHGHTAEQVTGGIKAIVELVNQRQPQARVVVLGLLPRGQHPNPLREKNRRVNELVRAALAGHPRAHFLDADPGFVHSDGTISHHDMYDYLHLSRLGYTPVCRALHSLLLRLLAQDQGQGVPLPEAAP; encoded by the exons ATGAGTGGAGAGGAGAACCCAGCCAGCAAGCCCACGCCGGTGCAGGACGTGCAGGGCGACGGACGCTGGATGTCCCTG CACCATCGGTTCGTGGCCGACAGCAAAGATAAGGAACCCGAAGTCGTCTTCATCGGGGACTCCTTGGTCCAGCTAATGCACCAGTGCGAG ATCGTGGTGGTCTGGGTGGGTACCAACAACCACGGGCACACAGCGGAGCAAGTGACTGGTGGCATCAAGGCCATTGTGGAACTGGTGAACCAACGGCAACCCCAGGCCCGGGTCGTGGTGCTG GGCCTGCTTCCGAGGGGCCAGCACCCTAACCCACTTCGTGAGAAAAACCGACGGGTGAATGAGCTGGTCCGAGCAGCACTGGCTGGCCACCCACGGGCCCACTTCCTGGATGCTGACCCTGGCTTTGTGCACTCAGACGGGACCATAAGTCACCATGACATGTACGATTACCTGCATCTGAGCCGCCTGGGCTACACACCTGTCTGTCGGGCCCTGCACTCCCTGCTTCTGCGTCTGCTGGCCCAAGACCAGGGCCAGGGTGTCCCCCTGCCAGAGGCTGCACCCTAA
- the PAFAH1B3 gene encoding platelet-activating factor acetylhydrolase IB subunit alpha1 isoform X1 has protein sequence MSGEENPASKPTPVQDVQGDGRWMSLHHRFVADSKDKEPEVVFIGDSLVQLMHQCEIWRELFSPLHALNFGIGSDSTQHVLWRLENGELEHIRPKIVVVWVGTNNHGHTAEQVTGGIKAIVELVNQRQPQARVVVLGLLPRGQHPNPLREKNRRVNELVRAALAGHPRAHFLDADPGFVHSDGTISHHDMYDYLHLSRLGYTPVCRALHSLLLRLLAQDQGQGVPLPEAAP, from the exons ATGAGTGGAGAGGAGAACCCAGCCAGCAAGCCCACGCCGGTGCAGGACGTGCAGGGCGACGGACGCTGGATGTCCCTG CACCATCGGTTCGTGGCCGACAGCAAAGATAAGGAACCCGAAGTCGTCTTCATCGGGGACTCCTTGGTCCAGCTAATGCACCAGTGCGAG ATCTGGCGGGAGCTCTTTTCTCCTCTGCATGCACTTAACTTTGGCATTGGCAGTGATAGCACACAACATGTGCTTTGGCGGCTGGAGAATGGGGAGCTGGAACACATCCGGCCCAAG ATCGTGGTGGTCTGGGTGGGTACCAACAACCACGGGCACACAGCGGAGCAAGTGACTGGTGGCATCAAGGCCATTGTGGAACTGGTGAACCAACGGCAACCCCAGGCCCGGGTCGTGGTGCTG GGCCTGCTTCCGAGGGGCCAGCACCCTAACCCACTTCGTGAGAAAAACCGACGGGTGAATGAGCTGGTCCGAGCAGCACTGGCTGGCCACCCACGGGCCCACTTCCTGGATGCTGACCCTGGCTTTGTGCACTCAGACGGGACCATAAGTCACCATGACATGTACGATTACCTGCATCTGAGCCGCCTGGGCTACACACCTGTCTGTCGGGCCCTGCACTCCCTGCTTCTGCGTCTGCTGGCCCAAGACCAGGGCCAGGGTGTCCCCCTGCCAGAGGCTGCACCCTAA